In Micromonospora sp. LH3U1, one genomic interval encodes:
- a CDS encoding asparagine synthetase B family protein — MCGIALSIGPEADPATFRRMLAVLAPRGEVTETRSENGLLAGTRRLRVVDRDRAVQPWTSTDERWLLCFNGEIFNYRELRAQLTRLGQAFRTESDTEVLLAAFQQWGEAAVTRLRGEYAFAVVERATGRAYLARDPLGVKPLYWSRRPGCLQVASEVKALVGHGAPIAEVPPGHHGWAEVDGHVRLSPYVDLLTIGEGLPVIDDPDEAALLVRAALSDSIRMRVETDLTVGVVLSGGLDSSLTLRQVRDIHPDCVAVTVGVADSPDVAYARRLAADLDVPHVVVELRPRDIRLTDVREAIRISELTEYGDIINAVVSVPIFRRLRDLGIKVVLTGDGSDELFGGYPMYHQVGPAAARRLFLHRIRNLCRTELQRVDRAAMGHGVEARVPFLDLSVVELAMRLPLSLKLRHGQEKWIVRRAFADVLPDYILRRPKNPMSYSSGLHERVRLYKPLFSRLHRSFGYDLQEPVRRDFDSVLSRCGNDLDRAIADGLTRPDYTVLEHARDLVGAAKWNAAPMVRRLVGPRPARP; from the coding sequence GTGTGCGGCATCGCGTTGAGCATCGGCCCCGAGGCCGACCCGGCGACCTTCCGGCGGATGCTCGCCGTTCTGGCCCCTCGCGGTGAGGTCACCGAGACCCGATCCGAGAATGGGCTGCTCGCCGGCACCCGCCGGCTGCGGGTCGTCGACCGGGACCGGGCGGTGCAGCCGTGGACCTCGACCGACGAGCGCTGGCTGCTCTGCTTCAACGGCGAGATATTCAACTATCGGGAGCTGCGGGCGCAGCTGACCCGCCTGGGTCAGGCGTTCCGCACCGAGAGTGACACCGAGGTGCTGCTCGCCGCGTTCCAGCAGTGGGGCGAGGCGGCGGTGACCCGGCTCCGCGGCGAGTACGCCTTCGCGGTCGTCGAGCGGGCCACCGGCCGGGCGTACCTGGCGCGTGACCCGCTCGGGGTGAAGCCCCTGTACTGGTCCCGTCGGCCCGGCTGCCTGCAGGTCGCCTCCGAGGTCAAGGCGCTCGTCGGGCATGGCGCCCCGATCGCCGAGGTGCCACCGGGGCACCACGGCTGGGCGGAGGTGGACGGACACGTGCGGCTGAGCCCGTACGTCGACCTGCTCACCATCGGCGAGGGCCTGCCCGTCATCGACGACCCGGACGAGGCGGCGCTGCTCGTTCGTGCCGCGCTGAGCGACTCGATCCGCATGCGGGTGGAGACCGACCTGACCGTCGGGGTGGTGCTCTCCGGTGGGTTGGACAGCTCGTTGACCCTGCGGCAGGTGCGCGACATCCACCCGGACTGCGTCGCGGTGACGGTCGGCGTGGCCGACAGCCCCGACGTGGCGTACGCCCGGCGGCTCGCCGCCGACCTCGACGTACCGCACGTGGTGGTCGAGCTGCGGCCGCGCGACATCCGGCTCACCGACGTCCGCGAGGCGATCCGGATCTCCGAGCTGACCGAGTACGGCGACATCATCAACGCGGTCGTCTCGGTGCCGATCTTCCGTCGGCTGCGTGACCTGGGCATCAAGGTGGTGCTCACCGGCGACGGCTCCGACGAGCTGTTCGGCGGGTACCCGATGTATCACCAGGTCGGTCCGGCCGCGGCCCGCCGCCTGTTCCTGCACCGGATCCGCAACCTGTGCCGGACGGAGTTGCAGCGGGTCGACCGGGCGGCCATGGGGCACGGGGTGGAGGCCCGGGTGCCGTTCCTCGACCTCAGCGTGGTGGAGCTGGCGATGCGGCTGCCGTTGAGCCTCAAGCTGCGTCACGGGCAGGAGAAGTGGATCGTCCGGCGGGCGTTCGCCGACGTGCTGCCCGACTACATCCTGCGCCGCCCGAAGAACCCGATGTCGTACTCGTCGGGGCTGCACGAGCGGGTCCGGCTGTACAAGCCGCTCTTCTCCCGGCTGCACCGCTCGTTCGGCTACGACCTTCAGGAGCCGGTCCGCCGGGACTTCGACAGCGTGCTGAGCCGCTGCGGCAACGACCTGGACCGGGCCATCGCCGACGGGCTGACCCGACCCGACTACACGGTCCTGGAGCATGCCCGCGACCTGGTCGGTGCGGCCAAGTGGAACGCCGCGCCGATGGTCCGCCGGCTGGTCGGCCCACGCCCGGCCCGTCCCTGA
- a CDS encoding cytochrome P450, translating into MTRHADVRTALTDPALRVPAVDSGPPGTLAWLRATVSRFSPPQRHADRRAIGVTALAELDPDELRQETARLTVAVLDRAGDHLDVMRALARPVPLRVLAGRLGLADPAAAGTAVAVVATAYHPGVDVALTRRADRAVATLLALAPPAPPEVRANLIGLLVQACDATAGLIGAAAHHLLPGPGRDPTGPAGTADLLAEVLRLDPPVRATRRVTTAAVRVGGQDLPPGSPVLLRFDAANRDPRVFAEPATFRPGRPEAGLLTFGAGERGCPGDRHALALAGGVLDVLRERCRRTRADLRHEPHPTLRVPTNVEVSVR; encoded by the coding sequence ATGACGCGGCACGCCGACGTGCGGACGGCGCTGACCGACCCGGCCCTCCGGGTGCCGGCCGTCGACAGCGGCCCGCCCGGCACGCTCGCCTGGCTGCGTGCCACGGTCAGTCGGTTCAGTCCGCCACAGCGGCACGCCGATCGCCGGGCGATCGGGGTGACCGCGCTGGCCGAGCTGGACCCCGACGAACTGCGGCAGGAGACCGCCCGGCTGACCGTCGCCGTCCTGGACCGGGCCGGTGACCACCTCGACGTGATGCGCGCACTGGCCCGGCCGGTGCCGCTGCGGGTGCTGGCCGGTCGTCTCGGACTCGCCGATCCGGCAGCCGCCGGGACGGCGGTCGCGGTCGTCGCCACTGCGTACCACCCGGGGGTTGACGTGGCCCTGACCCGGCGGGCCGACCGGGCGGTGGCGACGCTGCTGGCGCTGGCGCCGCCGGCCCCGCCGGAGGTACGGGCCAACCTGATCGGTCTGCTGGTCCAGGCGTGCGACGCGACCGCCGGCCTGATCGGCGCCGCCGCCCACCACCTGCTGCCAGGGCCGGGCCGTGACCCGACGGGTCCAGCCGGGACCGCCGACCTGCTGGCCGAGGTGCTGCGACTCGACCCGCCGGTACGGGCGACCCGCCGAGTCACCACCGCCGCGGTACGCGTGGGCGGGCAGGATCTGCCGCCGGGTAGCCCGGTGCTGCTGCGGTTCGACGCGGCCAACCGCGACCCGCGGGTGTTCGCCGAGCCGGCGACGTTCCGACCGGGTCGACCCGAGGCTGGGCTGCTCACCTTCGGCGCGGGGGAGCGCGGCTGCCCCGGCGACCGACATGCCCTGGCTCTCGCCGGCGGGGTGCTCGACGTGCTGCGCGAACGCTGCCGACGCACCCGCGCCGACCTCCGCCATGAGCCACATCCGACCCTGCGTGTGCCGACGAACGTGGAAGTGAGCGTCCGATGA
- a CDS encoding MerR family transcriptional regulator, whose protein sequence is MFTIGDFARLGRVSVRMLRHYDSIGLLRPASVDPHTGYRFYQADQLRRLNRVIALKDLGLTLEQVRVIVDDAVDVAELRGMLRLRRNQLAAQLTADSARLAAVEARLRMIESEGRMTTQDVVLKEIAPVRVAELTAVAPSYESEDIGPVIQPLYPELFRRLAAAGITPTGPGIAWYEPAPGDDGDAVVVHAGVTVDVGATGASDVAVVDLPAVRTAATIIHHGPMDDVEQSMQVLARWVEENGYRTDGFTREVYLDYCPDTPEKGVTELQLAVHRG, encoded by the coding sequence ATGTTCACCATCGGAGACTTCGCCAGACTCGGCCGGGTGTCGGTGCGGATGCTGCGCCACTACGACAGCATCGGCCTGCTGCGCCCCGCCAGCGTCGACCCGCACACCGGTTACCGCTTCTACCAAGCCGACCAGCTGCGCCGACTCAACCGGGTGATCGCCCTCAAGGACCTGGGCCTCACCCTCGAGCAGGTGCGCGTGATCGTCGACGATGCTGTCGACGTGGCCGAGCTGCGCGGCATGCTGCGGTTGCGCCGCAACCAGCTGGCGGCGCAGCTCACCGCGGACAGCGCCCGGCTCGCGGCCGTGGAGGCGAGGCTTCGAATGATCGAGTCGGAGGGTCGGATGACCACCCAGGACGTCGTACTCAAGGAGATCGCGCCCGTTCGCGTCGCGGAGCTGACGGCGGTCGCGCCCAGTTACGAGAGCGAGGACATCGGTCCGGTGATCCAGCCGCTCTACCCGGAGCTGTTCCGACGGTTGGCCGCCGCCGGGATCACGCCGACGGGGCCGGGCATCGCCTGGTACGAGCCCGCCCCCGGCGACGACGGCGACGCGGTGGTGGTGCACGCCGGGGTGACCGTCGACGTCGGGGCGACCGGCGCATCCGACGTCGCGGTGGTGGACCTGCCCGCCGTACGCACCGCCGCGACGATCATCCACCACGGCCCGATGGACGACGTGGAGCAGAGCATGCAGGTGCTCGCCCGGTGGGTCGAGGAGAACGGCTACCGCACCGACGGCTTCACCCGAGAGGTGTATCTGGACTACTGCCCGGACACGCCGGAGAAGGGCGTCACCGAGCTCCAGCTCGCCGTGCACCGGGGCTGA
- a CDS encoding ArsR/SmtB family transcription factor has protein sequence MSGGTEGRGMAELAALLADGTRAGICLALLDGRAWTAGELARRAGVAPSTASDHLTRLVGGGLLVEERQGRHRYLRLAGPSVAQLIEHLAGHAPAPSPPTGSLRAATASAALAYARTCYDHLAGRLGVLMYDALLADGRLDRSSGLALTADGWAWATELGIPVDVLRAARRPVVRDCLDWTERRPHLAGSLGAALCRRFTDLGWITQGSGRAVRLTPTGRAALAETLHVPDSTLTPDTTPAPTSGRA, from the coding sequence ATGAGTGGTGGCACCGAGGGGCGGGGGATGGCCGAGCTGGCCGCGTTGCTGGCCGACGGCACCCGCGCCGGGATCTGCCTCGCCCTGCTCGATGGCCGGGCCTGGACGGCCGGGGAGTTGGCCCGCCGTGCCGGAGTCGCGCCATCGACGGCCAGCGACCATCTCACCCGGCTGGTCGGGGGCGGGCTGCTGGTCGAGGAACGGCAGGGGCGGCACCGCTACCTGCGGCTGGCCGGGCCATCGGTGGCCCAGCTGATCGAGCACCTCGCCGGACACGCCCCGGCCCCATCCCCGCCGACCGGCTCGCTGCGCGCGGCGACCGCCAGCGCCGCCCTGGCGTACGCCCGGACCTGCTACGACCACCTCGCCGGACGGCTGGGTGTGTTGATGTACGACGCGCTGCTGGCCGACGGACGGCTGGACCGCTCCAGCGGGTTGGCGCTGACCGCCGACGGGTGGGCGTGGGCGACCGAGCTGGGCATACCGGTGGACGTGCTGCGCGCCGCTCGACGCCCGGTGGTCCGCGACTGCCTGGACTGGACCGAGCGCCGCCCACACCTGGCCGGGTCGCTCGGCGCGGCGCTCTGCCGCCGCTTCACCGACCTGGGCTGGATCACCCAGGGCAGTGGCCGCGCCGTCCGTCTCACCCCGACCGGCCGCGCCGCCCTGGCCGAAACCCTGCACGTTCCCGACAGCACCCTCACCCCCGACACGACCCCGGCACCGACCAGCGGCCGAGCCTGA
- a CDS encoding DUF1203 domain-containing protein, which translates to MTNRTTFRVHALPAAALDTIRRTGRDAADQPVEALLAGGGEPLRCCLRDAEEGEELVLFGYAPPVAAGPYREIGPVFAHAAACPGPDAAGGHPPAWRGRPQVLRAYDRQGRICGGQLHDGTDPEAVIAELFGDPAVHQLHSRNVVYGCFMFAVRRAAD; encoded by the coding sequence ATGACGAACCGCACCACGTTCCGCGTCCACGCCCTGCCGGCCGCGGCGCTCGACACCATCCGACGGACCGGCCGTGACGCCGCCGACCAGCCCGTTGAGGCACTCCTGGCCGGTGGCGGAGAACCACTGCGCTGCTGCCTGCGCGATGCCGAGGAGGGGGAGGAACTGGTGCTCTTCGGCTACGCACCGCCGGTCGCCGCCGGCCCGTACCGCGAGATCGGCCCGGTCTTCGCGCACGCCGCCGCCTGCCCAGGCCCGGACGCGGCCGGTGGTCACCCGCCGGCATGGCGGGGGCGCCCCCAGGTCCTGCGGGCGTACGACCGGCAGGGCCGGATCTGCGGCGGCCAGCTGCACGACGGCACCGACCCGGAGGCGGTGATCGCGGAGCTGTTCGGTGACCCGGCGGTGCACCAACTGCACAGCCGCAACGTGGTGTACGGGTGCTTCATGTTCGCCGTGCGGCGGGCCGCCGACTGA
- a CDS encoding low temperature requirement protein A, translating to MPRKVAAGPVDPVRSSAVELFFDLVFIFTLGRLSATLVEEPSLLADAQAVIFLLAFWWIWYNTNLATDSLDCERPTVQILIICVMLGSLLMSINVPDAFGDQAFVFVSAYLGIHLGRTLVMALYLRGTPAWRRPVRGIVWYLMSATIWFAGAAASGGETRVLLWACALAIDYSGPVLGWPVPWLGRARAAEWHLSGEHLNERYRQFIILALGETILATGNFYRLSTRDLEDTTAFLITFWTVVFLWWTYFYRTTTSLAMKINTAADPYRLNLRASYTHLVMVAGILLTGIGGELMLKEPDGQRSAGNVVAILIGPLTFLVGRMIFEIWVFGRLTKHCLAAVTACLILSPVAARLPPLAVGLLGAATITTVAVFDLVHRARIAGEVNPVSG from the coding sequence ATGCCCAGAAAGGTCGCGGCGGGCCCGGTCGACCCGGTGCGGTCCAGTGCCGTCGAACTGTTCTTCGACCTCGTCTTCATCTTCACCCTCGGCCGGCTGTCGGCGACCCTGGTCGAGGAGCCCAGCTTGCTCGCCGACGCGCAAGCCGTGATCTTCCTGCTCGCCTTCTGGTGGATCTGGTACAACACCAACCTGGCGACCGACAGTCTCGACTGTGAACGACCCACCGTGCAGATCCTGATCATCTGCGTGATGCTCGGCAGTCTGCTGATGTCCATCAACGTTCCGGACGCCTTCGGTGACCAGGCCTTCGTCTTCGTGAGCGCGTACCTCGGGATCCACCTCGGCCGTACCCTGGTCATGGCCCTCTATCTGCGCGGCACCCCTGCCTGGCGCCGGCCGGTACGGGGAATCGTCTGGTATCTGATGTCCGCGACGATCTGGTTCGCCGGGGCCGCGGCCAGCGGCGGCGAAACGCGAGTCCTGTTGTGGGCGTGCGCGTTGGCGATCGACTACTCGGGGCCGGTCCTGGGGTGGCCTGTTCCGTGGCTCGGTCGGGCACGAGCAGCCGAGTGGCACCTCTCGGGTGAACACCTGAACGAGCGGTACCGGCAGTTCATCATCCTGGCCCTCGGCGAGACGATCCTGGCCACCGGCAACTTCTACCGGCTGTCGACGCGGGATCTGGAGGACACCACCGCATTTCTGATCACCTTCTGGACGGTGGTCTTTCTCTGGTGGACCTACTTCTATCGCACCACGACCAGCCTCGCCATGAAGATCAACACCGCGGCGGACCCGTACCGGCTCAACCTGCGGGCGAGCTACACCCACCTGGTGATGGTGGCGGGCATCCTGCTCACCGGCATCGGAGGGGAGTTGATGCTGAAGGAGCCCGACGGACAGCGGTCGGCCGGCAACGTCGTGGCGATTCTGATCGGGCCACTGACCTTCCTCGTCGGGCGGATGATCTTCGAGATCTGGGTGTTCGGCCGCCTGACGAAGCACTGCCTGGCGGCCGTGACGGCGTGTCTGATCCTGAGCCCGGTTGCGGCGCGACTCCCGCCGCTGGCGGTGGGTCTGTTGGGCGCGGCGACCATCACCACCGTCGCCGTCTTCGACCTGGTCCACCGGGCCCGGATCGCCGGCGAAGTCAATCCGGTTTCGGGCTAG
- a CDS encoding 2'-5' RNA ligase family protein, with translation MRTVELVCSAGLETEVRSTWERLAAAGLPSLARNTHPTNRPHLTLAAVDEFSPGVEHRLAEVFDAALPMPVTLDRVVVLDGTAPLVWLVRPTPALTVLHAAVWDVLAQADGLRPWHAPGAWVPHLSLALRFRNADLRLARAVAGGQRPAGTFVAARSYDGTDRTVTRLG, from the coding sequence GTGCGTACGGTGGAACTGGTCTGCTCGGCCGGGTTGGAGACTGAGGTCCGGTCGACCTGGGAGCGGTTGGCGGCGGCGGGGCTGCCCAGCCTGGCCCGCAACACCCACCCGACCAACCGACCGCACCTCACCCTCGCCGCGGTGGACGAATTCTCGCCCGGAGTCGAGCATCGGCTGGCCGAGGTGTTCGATGCCGCGCTGCCGATGCCGGTCACACTCGATCGCGTTGTCGTTCTCGACGGCACCGCCCCGTTGGTCTGGCTCGTACGTCCCACGCCGGCGCTGACCGTGCTGCACGCCGCCGTCTGGGACGTCCTCGCCCAGGCCGACGGACTTCGACCGTGGCACGCGCCGGGTGCGTGGGTGCCGCACCTGAGCCTGGCGCTGCGGTTTCGCAACGCGGATCTGCGGCTGGCCCGGGCTGTTGCTGGCGGCCAGCGGCCGGCGGGCACGTTCGTCGCGGCCCGCAGCTACGACGGCACGGATCGAACGGTGACCCGGCTCGGATAG
- a CDS encoding isocitrate lyase/PEP mutase family protein has product MIDRRAEFRALHHTGLPLLLPNAWDHASAAALAARGHRAIGTTSLGVAAAAGRPDGTAATAGETLALARRLATLPVLLSVDVEAGFSADPAAVAGYVAELAGLGVVGINLEDGRADGTLADPEDTADKVAAVKAAVPDLFVNARTDTWWLGVDDPLSQTLARARAYQAAGADGIFVPGTVDLATLRVLTQRIDAPLNALYQPGGPGLEDLGGAGVARVSTGSLLFRAGLAAAVAAADGIRAGGIAALDGLPSYAEVQGLVPADHRDQSDVALP; this is encoded by the coding sequence ATGATTGACCGCCGTGCCGAGTTCCGCGCCCTGCACCACACCGGCCTGCCCCTGCTGCTGCCCAACGCCTGGGACCACGCCTCGGCGGCGGCGCTCGCCGCGCGTGGCCACCGGGCGATCGGCACCACCAGCCTCGGGGTCGCCGCGGCCGCCGGCCGACCCGACGGCACCGCTGCCACCGCCGGGGAGACCCTGGCGCTGGCCCGCCGGCTCGCCACGCTGCCGGTGCTGCTCAGCGTCGACGTCGAAGCCGGGTTCAGTGCTGATCCGGCGGCCGTCGCCGGGTACGTGGCGGAGCTGGCCGGGCTGGGCGTGGTCGGGATCAACCTGGAGGACGGGCGCGCCGACGGTACCCTCGCCGACCCCGAGGACACCGCCGACAAGGTCGCCGCGGTGAAGGCGGCGGTGCCGGACCTGTTCGTCAACGCCCGCACCGACACCTGGTGGCTCGGGGTGGACGACCCGTTGTCGCAGACCCTCGCCCGTGCCCGCGCCTACCAGGCCGCTGGCGCCGACGGGATCTTCGTGCCCGGCACCGTCGACCTGGCGACGCTGCGCGTGCTCACCCAACGGATCGACGCTCCGCTGAACGCGCTGTACCAGCCGGGTGGGCCAGGGCTGGAGGACCTGGGCGGCGCGGGGGTGGCCCGGGTCAGCACCGGCTCCCTGCTGTTCCGGGCAGGGCTGGCCGCCGCGGTCGCCGCCGCCGACGGGATACGCGCCGGGGGGATCGCCGCGCTGGACGGGCTGCCGTCGTACGCCGAGGTGCAGGGACTGGTGCCGGCGGACCACCGCGATCAATCGGACGTCGCGCTCCCTTAG
- a CDS encoding SLC13 family permease: MTSAVGAPPAPPAPPEPTTRWRPHPLDLVAVVLAVAGAACALSGLLPRAETTATLHRILPLLLFLGTVIVLAELTAVAGVFDVLASRLAIASRGSWAALFLLCGGLATLTTLVLNLDTTAVLLTPVLLALARNLRVPAGPLAVTTVWLANTASLLLPVSNLTNLLAADRVGLAPLTYAARMALPQLAAVTVTMLLLWFVWWRRDRPAGGRFVPPARHVPADPVLHRTALAGCLIFVAGILAGVEIGLASSVAVALVLVGFAVRSPATLRPGLVPVRLLLFVTGLFLVVQTLGRHGLDDLVGGLLGTDGGALGALRAGGTGALLANAVNNLPAYLAGEAVLPAGDHTRLLALLIGTNVGPLAAPWASLATLLWFERCRAAGVAVPVTRFVLTSTVLAVTGTLAAVGALLLVA, from the coding sequence GTGACGTCTGCCGTCGGGGCACCACCCGCACCACCCGCACCACCCGAGCCGACCACGCGCTGGCGACCCCACCCGCTGGACCTGGTGGCGGTCGTCCTCGCCGTGGCCGGCGCGGCCTGCGCGCTGAGCGGGCTGCTGCCCCGCGCGGAGACCACCGCCACTCTGCACCGGATCCTGCCGCTGCTGCTCTTCCTCGGCACCGTGATCGTGCTCGCGGAGCTGACCGCCGTGGCCGGCGTCTTCGATGTGCTGGCCAGCCGACTGGCCATCGCCTCCCGGGGCAGTTGGGCGGCGCTGTTCCTGCTCTGTGGCGGCCTCGCCACGCTGACCACCCTCGTGCTCAACCTCGACACCACCGCCGTACTGCTCACCCCGGTGCTGCTCGCGTTGGCCCGGAACCTGCGCGTCCCGGCCGGCCCGCTCGCGGTCACCACGGTCTGGCTGGCGAACACCGCGAGCCTGCTGTTGCCGGTGTCCAACCTGACCAATCTGCTGGCCGCCGACCGGGTCGGGCTGGCGCCCCTGACGTACGCGGCCCGGATGGCGTTGCCGCAACTCGCCGCGGTGACGGTCACCATGCTGCTGCTCTGGTTCGTGTGGTGGCGACGGGACCGGCCCGCCGGTGGGCGCTTCGTTCCGCCGGCCCGGCACGTACCGGCCGATCCGGTGCTGCACCGCACCGCGCTCGCCGGCTGCCTGATCTTCGTCGCCGGCATCCTCGCCGGAGTGGAGATCGGCCTCGCCAGCAGCGTCGCGGTCGCGCTGGTGCTGGTCGGGTTCGCCGTCCGCTCCCCCGCCACGCTGCGCCCGGGGCTGGTGCCGGTGCGCCTGCTGCTCTTCGTCACCGGCCTGTTCCTCGTGGTGCAGACCCTCGGCCGGCACGGGCTGGACGACCTGGTGGGCGGCCTGTTGGGCACCGACGGTGGTGCGCTCGGCGCGCTGCGCGCCGGTGGCACGGGCGCGCTGCTGGCCAACGCGGTGAACAACCTGCCGGCCTACCTGGCCGGTGAGGCGGTGCTGCCGGCCGGCGACCACACCCGCCTGCTGGCACTGCTGATCGGCACCAACGTCGGCCCGCTGGCCGCCCCCTGGGCGTCGCTGGCCACCCTGCTGTGGTTCGAGCGGTGCCGGGCGGCCGGCGTGGCGGTGCCGGTGACCCGGTTCGTGCTGACCAGCACGGTGCTCGCGGTCACCGGCACCCTCGCCGCGGTCGGCGCGCTGCTGCTGGTGGCCTGA
- a CDS encoding family 43 glycosylhydrolase: MRHLRRGGALVAALGLILATTAPLPAAGSDGPSRYRNPISVGVGDTFADPVIVRGDDGFWYAYGTTDPLREGEHEFHHVPTARSADLIDWTYVGDAFGPDQRPPYAASGAAFWAPDVRRVGDRWVMYVTVTDTTVSTEGSDYAIGAATAPTPTGPWTFAAQPVVAPRPGGGGGYLWTIDPSQFTDIDGRGYLYYGSYYGGISVTELSPDGLTAVGAPTQVAIDNKFEGSYVLRHDGWYYLFASTANCCAGPATGYSVQVGRARGPRGPFTDRDGVALTASRAGGTPVLTQNGNRWIGTGHNGFLTDLSGQDWIVYHAIDRADPYLDEPFGINERPMLLDRLDWIDGWPTVNAGAGPSEGVRPAPVTTGRIDDRFDTAGLSDWRRDAGTWRVADGHLTGSGALTSRTTVGGDVRAEADLRLTGAASAGLTLSDRVQVRVDAAGGRLVASDGRRRATAPLPAGFDPADRHNLAIEVRGQQLVAEVSPARLGDQLAVVSLRLDRPVAGRPGLVTTGGQAEFDNVSVARLFQPAKRAVPEPRAGAPLRAYSDEFSDGLDGDWQWVREDPAATVSGGALRWPVQAADLTGTGNTAGVLLRDAPNGDYVVETKVTLDLGEETVRNYQQAGLVAYVDDDRFARLTQVAIWNTRQVEFGYELPFAGQPVYGGSIVGAPATTTWLRLAHHVDPTTGEHEFRAGSSRDGRTWTWGAVWTFPADTTPRIGLVAHGGAEPPVTAEFDYLRFYR, encoded by the coding sequence ATGCGACACCTTCGCCGCGGCGGCGCGCTCGTCGCCGCGCTCGGTCTGATCCTGGCCACGACCGCGCCCCTACCAGCCGCCGGCTCCGATGGTCCGTCCCGCTACCGCAATCCGATCTCGGTCGGCGTGGGCGACACGTTCGCCGACCCGGTCATCGTGCGAGGCGACGACGGCTTCTGGTACGCCTACGGCACCACCGACCCCCTGCGCGAAGGTGAGCACGAGTTCCACCACGTGCCCACCGCCCGCTCTGCCGACCTGATCGACTGGACCTACGTCGGGGACGCGTTCGGCCCCGACCAGCGCCCGCCGTACGCGGCTTCCGGGGCCGCATTCTGGGCCCCTGACGTGCGCAGAGTCGGTGACCGATGGGTCATGTACGTGACGGTCACCGACACCACCGTCTCCACCGAGGGCAGTGATTACGCCATCGGCGCGGCCACCGCCCCCACCCCGACCGGGCCGTGGACCTTCGCCGCCCAGCCGGTCGTCGCCCCGCGCCCCGGCGGTGGCGGTGGCTACCTGTGGACCATCGACCCCAGCCAGTTCACCGACATCGACGGCCGCGGTTACCTCTACTACGGCAGCTACTACGGCGGCATCTCGGTCACCGAGCTCAGCCCCGACGGGCTGACCGCTGTTGGCGCACCGACGCAGGTCGCGATCGACAACAAGTTCGAGGGCAGCTACGTGCTGCGTCACGACGGCTGGTACTACCTGTTCGCCTCTACCGCGAACTGCTGCGCCGGCCCGGCCACCGGCTACTCCGTCCAGGTCGGACGCGCGCGCGGCCCGCGCGGCCCGTTCACCGACCGCGACGGCGTCGCGTTGACCGCGTCCCGGGCCGGTGGCACGCCGGTGCTCACCCAGAACGGCAACCGGTGGATCGGCACCGGCCACAACGGCTTCCTCACCGACCTGTCCGGGCAGGACTGGATCGTCTACCACGCCATCGACCGCGCCGACCCGTACCTCGACGAGCCGTTCGGCATCAACGAACGCCCGATGCTGCTGGACCGCCTGGACTGGATCGACGGCTGGCCGACGGTGAACGCCGGTGCCGGCCCGTCCGAGGGCGTCCGGCCCGCGCCGGTCACCACCGGCCGGATCGACGACCGGTTCGACACCGCCGGGCTGTCTGACTGGCGACGGGACGCCGGCACGTGGCGGGTCGCCGACGGCCACCTCACCGGCAGTGGCGCGCTGACCAGCCGTACCACCGTCGGCGGCGACGTGCGCGCGGAGGCCGACCTACGGCTGACCGGCGCGGCCAGCGCGGGGCTCACCCTCTCCGACCGGGTCCAGGTCCGGGTGGACGCGGCGGGCGGCCGCCTGGTCGCCAGCGACGGCCGCCGCCGCGCCACCGCGCCGCTGCCCGCCGGGTTCGACCCGGCCGACCGACACAACCTGGCCATCGAGGTACGGGGTCAGCAACTGGTCGCCGAGGTGAGCCCGGCCCGCCTCGGCGATCAACTCGCCGTGGTGTCGCTGCGGCTGGACCGCCCGGTCGCCGGTCGACCCGGGCTGGTTACGACCGGTGGCCAGGCCGAGTTCGACAACGTCAGCGTGGCCCGGCTGTTCCAGCCGGCGAAGCGGGCGGTGCCCGAGCCCCGGGCCGGGGCGCCGCTGCGGGCGTACTCCGACGAGTTCAGCGACGGGCTGGACGGCGACTGGCAGTGGGTACGCGAGGACCCGGCGGCCACCGTCTCCGGCGGCGCCCTGCGCTGGCCCGTGCAGGCCGCGGACCTGACCGGCACCGGCAACACGGCGGGCGTGCTGCTGCGCGACGCGCCGAACGGCGACTACGTCGTCGAGACGAAGGTGACGCTGGACCTGGGCGAGGAGACCGTCCGCAACTACCAGCAGGCCGGTCTGGTCGCCTACGTGGACGACGACCGGTTCGCCCGGCTCACCCAGGTGGCGATCTGGAACACCCGGCAGGTCGAGTTCGGCTACGAGCTGCCCTTCGCCGGCCAGCCGGTCTACGGCGGCAGCATCGTCGGCGCCCCGGCCACCACCACCTGGCTACGCCTGGCGCACCACGTCGACCCGACCACCGGGGAACACGAGTTCCGGGCCGGCTCCAGCCGGGACGGGCGTACCTGGACCTGGGGTGCGGTGTGGACCTTCCCGGCCGACACCACCCCCCGGATCGGACTGGTCGCGCACGGCGGTGCCGAGCCTCCGGTCACCGCCGAATTCGACTACCTGCGCTTCTACCGCTAG